TTTTCTATTCAAATACTCTGCGAATCCATTTGTTAAAAAAATAGTTTTGAAGTTTGAATAGTAGACTAAAACTAGCACAACGTTATGTATAATGTATCATCGAGTTGAATAATGAATTTAAAAAAAAAATAAAGAGATTTTGAGTATCTAAGTTATATAAATGAATTATTTTGCAATTAATGCTATAATCCCTGAAATTAGCATTACTAATATTGCTACATACAATAACCAAAGAGCGAAACCTGGGAATAGTAATAAAATAATTAGAAAAATAATAGCAAGGCCCAGCAATGACCCACCACTTGCTTGTTGTGTCTCCACCATTTTTTCACCTCCATAATATTTTTAATCCACTATAATAGATAATATAATCTTATTACTGTATAAATTTATGGTTTTTTAATTTTACTAACTATCAAGGTGATTTTATTTCACAGGGGGAGTGCCGACGAATAACAAAAAGTTTGTTTGTCAAATCTGTATTTAAGTTGCAGTCTTGGATGTTTGGTGAGTCTTAAGGGTAATTATAATATCCGCTGAATTCTTCAAAGCTACACTGAACCCAGGTTCAGCCCCAATAACAATAGTTTTTTTCCCGTGTTCCTTGGCAACGTTTATTAATGGAAAAAAGTCAACATCACGGGTCATGATGGCTATGATGTCAATATTTGGATTGTGAATAAGTTCAAATGCCTCCACAGCCATCTGGACATCTGTTTCCCCTGCAACAATCATAGGTGAGAAACCTTGATTTACTACAGCTTCTATAAGTTTGTCTGAAGCATACTGATTAAGAAAAACCTTGCCTATCTTTATATTACCATATTCCGCTATTAAATCTTTTACTGTATCTAAATCGCAGTCAAATTCCTTTCTGAGCATGTTTGGTCCATCTACAAGTAGACCAATATTTTTATCATGACTATCATGCTTTATAAGTGGAATATATTCTTTAAATGAACTAAATTTATCTAAACGACGCATTTACATCTCCAATAATAAATGTAAAAATTAATCAGGATATATAATCAGTTTACCAACATATACACATTAAAAAATATCAATTTCTATCTTTTAGGATAATTTTTATTGATTCATAATAATTTAGGAAATTTTAAAAAAAAATATATATTTATAAATACTATTTTTCATTGTTGTTTCTTTTTTCGTCTAATTTTAAACTCATTCAGGACTTTCTAGTTTGTCTAGTCTTTCCTCGATTTTTTTGAGTTTTTTGTTTGTGGATCCTCTGTATTCGTTGAATCTGCTGTCTAGAGTATCTAGATCTCTTGATACTTTGGTGTATCTTTTTTCTATGTCTAGAATGTCGTCTTTGGTTGCTAGTTTCCAGTCTTTTATGAGTTGGTCGCTTTTTTCGTCTAAAAATAAGTCTATTTTATTTGACATTGAGTCTGTACTCGTTGCTCCTTTAACTGAGCCTTTTAATTTTTCGCTTACACCTGATACTTTCTCGCTTACACCACTACCTGTAATCTTCTCGCCTGCACCCGACACAGTAGAACGTACCCTATCACCCATTCCAGTTGCTTTTTCTCCCATTCCCGACATTTTTGCACCAACTCCTCCCATATCGTTATCTTCACCTTTCACTTTTTCACTTGCACCTGAAACTGTTGATCTTGCTTTTTCACCGGTTTCAACAGCAACTGAACGTGCCTTCGCAAATGATAGATTCCTAGTGTCCTGCATATAGAAATAAAGCAAAACCACAATGGCACCTGCGATTACTAGTATTGCCAATAACTCTAATGGAGTCATTTATGTTTCCATCCTTTAGATTTACCTGTTTTCTCTTCAAGTTCCTTTTCCTTCTCCTCTATGTCCATAAGCAGTTTTTGAAGTTTTATATATTCTGTTTTTGCTTCAAGACGATTAACCCGCTCATTTATCTCGCCGTGGAGGTATCCGGCTTTATGCATTAAATTAGATGTGTTTTCCCTTATAGTGGTTAATTTTTCCTGCTGATCCTTTGGTAGAACTATATCATTCATCATGCGTTTGGATTCCAAGTCCCTTTCAACAAGCTCTATCTTCTTTAGTTCAGCCTGTTTTGTGAGGAATTCAACGTTAGTCTGTGCTTCTCTGACCCGCCTCCATTGCATAAGTGCAACTATCAATCCAACAACTACTATGGCTGCTATTACTATATAAAGTACATTTTGTTCAATTGCCACCATACTGTTACCTATTCCTATTGTTCGTGGATATCGCTTGTAAGTAGTACTTTATCCCCAATAATTTTTACAATGTCATAAGGAATTATAGTCCCGCCACTAGAACTTCCAAGGCTTTCCAAGATTCCTCCTTTTCCAACTTTGAACGATTCCAATGTCTGGGTTTCAAAGTCCACCTCCACATCTTGCACCTTACCAATTACAATTCCCGCAGTGTCCACAACTTCCTTTCCAATGATTTCTTTTTTTATCAACATGGAATCACACCTTTTTTTTAGATCAATTATCAACAAGAATTTGTAATATTATTTATGTTCGATTTTGTACTAGTAATTTTTTGTATGAATTGAAAAATGTTCTATATTCTGAAAACCGTACACTGCCCAATAATCCTTCAAAGAAATTCAAAAAAACTGAGATAGATGAAGGATTTTAATTCAAAAAAAAATATATAAATAAAGGTTGTTTAAATCCTTTATTTAAGTCCTAACTGAACTCCACCGATTCTTGGTGCTAAGAAGTTGTAGATTATGGTGATAATTGCAACCATAATGAATGTTCCTATAAAGTACCTGAGTATATCATATATGAGGACTTCAACTCCTAGTACTGCATTTCCTGCTGCAGCCATAGTTATCAATTGCACAATGCCCATTATAATTCCGAATATAAGTGCAACTGAGGCTATAGCTAGTGATGCTGCTACAACTGGTATGGATGTTATCTCATGTGCTGTTCCTGCAGGTGCAAGTAATAACCTAACTCCACCAACTTTAGGTATAATGTAGTTGTAGAATATTGCTGCTAGTGCACTACCAATAAATCCTAATACAAAGACAGCTATTGGTATACCTATGATTAACATCAATGCTATAACAACTCCGCCATTACCTACGGCTGAGCCGTTTGGAAGATTTGCAGCTGTAAAGTTAGTTGCGTTAACTGACAAGTTTGTAGCATTACTCATACTTAAAAGTGCTGTTGCGTTGTTAACTGCTGCTACACCTAGTTGCATTACAAGGGGGATAATTGTACTTACAATTGTAGTCAATGGTAAAATCACTGCAGTTAGTAAGAGTCCCATTATTAATGCCCATATTGCTGCTATTGCTGATAATATGAGTGCAAATGACATCACAGGTACTGATGTCACTTGGTCTCCTTCTAGCCCT
This sequence is a window from Methanobacterium sp. SMA-27. Protein-coding genes within it:
- a CDS encoding TIGR00288 family NYN domain-containing protein, yielding MRRLDKFSSFKEYIPLIKHDSHDKNIGLLVDGPNMLRKEFDCDLDTVKDLIAEYGNIKIGKVFLNQYASDKLIEAVVNQGFSPMIVAGETDVQMAVEAFELIHNPNIDIIAIMTRDVDFFPLINVAKEHGKKTIVIGAEPGFSVALKNSADIIITLKTHQTSKTAT
- a CDS encoding PRC-barrel domain-containing protein — protein: MLIKKEIIGKEVVDTAGIVIGKVQDVEVDFETQTLESFKVGKGGILESLGSSSGGTIIPYDIVKIIGDKVLLTSDIHEQ